Proteins encoded within one genomic window of Psilocybe cubensis strain MGC-MH-2018 chromosome 2, whole genome shotgun sequence:
- a CDS encoding MFS-type transporter cnsO: protein MSEKGNANDSVVGSVDGTPPSKHHERLPEPGSTERILAERKLVRKLDMRLLPTIFLIFIMNYIDRNGVTTARLKGMQQDLHINDVQYATVIAILFVSYCPAQIPSNMILNKVSRPSLYIGICTVLWGLTSLLTGVTKNFAGIIACRVFIGLPEAAFYPGAIFLLSRWYTKKELAFRSAFLYAGLLISNAFGTLMAAGILANMEGKRGIRAWRWLFFIEGAITICVGLNSIWLLPDYPHNTRWMSPFESRLAQARLSEDAGEADLDNESDSQLQGLILAIKDPKVLIFAIMTISQLLGLSFVQFFPTLTATLGFSTTATLLLAAPPWIVASVICCLNAWHADKTGERFFHIAGWWWGVIVGFIIALSTMSIAARYISLFFMACGYVGFAMTLVWVSNAVPRPPAKRAAAIGIVNGCGNIGNVMGSYTWKAAWSPKYHQSMAISLGALVISTLLSLVIRQMLVRENKKLDADEKAFMLGTDRTRVEEAAKLEGLTFEQAMERRKGFRYLY from the exons ATGTCAGAGAAAGGGAACGCCAATGATTCGGTGGTAGGGAGTGTCGATGGGACTCCTCCGTCCAAGCACCATGAAAGGCTACCTGAACCTGGATCAACTGAACGAATTCTAGCCGAGCGCAAGTTGGTGCGGAAACTGGACATGCGACTATTACCCACAATATTTCTTATTTTCATCATGAATTACATCGAT CGTAATGGGGTTACAACAGCGAGACTGAAAGGGATGCAACAAGACTTGCACATCAACG ATGTCCAGTATGCTACTGTTATTGCCATCCTATTTGTGTCCTACTGTCCTGCCCAAATACCCTCGAATATG ATACTCAACAAAGTCAGTCG CCCCTCATTATATATTGGGATATGCACGGTACTATGGGGCCTGACCAGCCTTTTGACTGGT GTTACGAAAAACTTCGCTGGAATCATCGCTTGTCGGGTTTTCATCGGTTTGCCAGAAGCAGCGTTTTATCCTGGGGCTATTTTCCTTTTATCTCGATGGTATACCAAGAAG GAATTAGCGTTCCGTTCAGCTTTTCTCTATGCAGGATTGCTAATTTCCAATGCTTTTGGGACT TTAATGGCAGCCGGTATACTTGCTAACATGGAAGGAAAGCGAGGAATTCGTGCATGGCGCTG GCTATTCTTTATAGAA GGTGCAATTACGATTTGTGTTGGGTTGAATAGCAT ATGGCTGCTTCCAGATTAT CCCCATAACACCAGATGGATGTCACCCTTCGAATCTAGGCTCGCACAGGCACGACTCTCCGAAGATGCAGGGGAAGCCGATTTAGACAATGAAAGCGATTC ACAACTCCAGGGACTCATTCTTGCAATCAAGGATCCCAAAGTATTGATCTTCGCCATAATGACTATTTCGCAACTTCTGGGCCTCAGCTTTGTCCAATTCTTCCCAAC TCTCACGGCAACCCTTGGCTTCAGCACAACTGCCACCTTACTACTAGCTGC TCCTCCGTGGATTGTCGCATCTGTGATATGCTGTTTGAATGCCTGGCATGCTG ATAAAACTGGAGAGCGCTTCTTCCATATTGCAGGCTGGTGGTGGGGTGTTATTGTTGGTTTTATCATTGCCTTGTCTACCATGTCCATTGCTGCGCGCTACATTTCTCTGTTCTTCATGGCCTGTGGCTATGTAG GTTTTGCAATGACCTTAGTCTGGGTGTCCAATGCTGTACCCCGACCTCCTGC GAAAAGAGCAGCTGCTATTGGAATCGTCAATGGATGTGGGAACATTGGTAATGT CATGGGATCATACACCTGGAAAGCTGCTTGGAGCCCGAAATATCACCAGTCGATGGCGATATCTCTTGGTGCACTTGTAATCAGCACCTTACTCTCATTAG TGATCCGGCAGATGCTCGTGCGAGAGAACAAGAAGCTTGATGCAGATGAGAAGGCTTTCATGTTAGGCACAGATCGCACTCGTGTCGAGGAAGCCGCGAAGCTCGAAGGCCTAACATTTGAACAAGCCatggaaagaagaaagggattCCGTTATTTGTACTGA
- a CDS encoding 4-carboxymuconolactone decarboxylase, translating to MSNEDAHKELFDAGIVIRRKVMGDDYVDNQLRAGVSEFMKPMQELVTEAAWGTIWTRPGLELKQRSLIVIALLASQGKEAELTGHIRGAVNNGATEIEIRETLLHVAGYCGAPSGMWAFRVGDAAIKKLKEEGKLPQ from the exons ATGTCGAATGAGGACGCGCACAAGGAGCTGTTTGATGCGGGGATTGTGATAAGGAGGAAGGTTATG GGAGATGACTATGTCGATAACCAGCTCAGGGCG GGAGTATCCGAATTCATGAAACCAATGCAAGAACTTGTGACTGAG GCCGCGTGGGGAACGATATGGACGCGCCCAGGGCTAGAACTGAAGCAGCGCAGCCTGATAGTCATAGCCTTACTAGCCTCTCAAGGAAAGGAAGCAGAG CTCACAGGGCATATCAG AGGCGCGGTGAATAACGGGGCGACTGAAATTGAGATCAGAGAGACGCTTTTGCATGTAGCTGGGTACTGCGGTGCGCCGTCGGGGATGTGGGCCTTTAGAGTTGGCGACGCCGCGATCAAGAAATTGAAAGAGGAGGGAAAGCTACCCCAGTGA
- a CDS encoding putative 3-hydroxyisobutyrate dehydrogenase, mitochondrial codes for MESVQATHEYPKRLGWIGLGAMGFPMALRIAQCVEEEGFTLSIYDIDTNAMDRFVESVDNARRGEHAGPGVEIRHMGCAREVAENSDCIITIVPEGAHVKAVFLTPDTGLLAAIDISGKIFIDCSTIDIATSQLINESISAVYTSNLQSKEQVSPPQPPHFFDAPVSGGTARALSGTLTIMLGASSSSPLLPIITKLLAPLTSHPGSLQALGGPTLGLAAKLSNNYLSGLIALATSEAMNLGMRMGVDPVVLQRCFKGSSGASWVNEAVNPVPGVCPDAVTSKGYEGGFKIQLMKKDMGLAVAAAKQVGANLVLADAGLAAYSAAADDPRCRDRDSRNYPSVRVTLKAIPSTGAIWGFYEHLSNSETKDELGSLNLLTPSRILRASQNEIKLGRVCSLNWEVHKPHPAGYARKGLDHRVFRMTAVGATTVVDDEVSMNTQCGSQWDGLKHWSYYKTRQFYNGLPAEEVLDENGNGTANAFDKPMRNGIHAFQGKIVGRGVLLDYYSFAIEKGISFAPYKHNFVTADDLDECAKAQNVTFEQGDILFIRMGFVHWYENATDEERKVALKPPTNAIGVKQGLKEVEWLWDHHFAAVASDTPAFEARPNKLEWNLHDYLIALWGTPMGELFDLEELSNTCKELGRYSFFVTSSPLNVVNGIASPPKYGMFSSCLGIQRNLLRNSALAIF; via the exons atggaaTCTGTTCAGGCAACGCATGAGTATCCTAAACGGCTTGGATGGATTGGACTTGGAGCCATGGGATTTCCAATGGCATTGCGGATTGCGCAATgcgtggaagaggagggattTACACTGTCGATATACGATATCGATACAAATGCGATGGATAGGTTCGTTGAGTCGGTGGACAATGCGCGTCGCGGTGAACATGCCGGTCCTGGTGTGGAAATCCGACACATGGGATGTGCGAGGGAGGTGGCTGAGAATTCG GATTGTATTATAACCATCGTACCGGAAG GAGCGCATGTAAAAGCAGTGTTCCTCACTCCGGACACGGGTCTGCTCGCAGCGATCGACATCTCCGGAAAGATATTCATCGACTG CTCAACAATTGATATCGCAACCTCCCAACTCATAAACGAATCCATATCTGCTGTTTACACCTCTAACCTGCAATCGAAAGAACAGGTATCACCACCCCAGCCACCACACTTCTTTGATGCCCCGGTATCAGGAGGCACCGCGCGCGCCCTGTCTGGTACATTGACAATCATGCTGGGCGCGTCATCCTCGTCCCCACTCCTCCCAATCATAACGAAGCTTCTCGCCCCGCTAACCTCTCATCCGGGGTCTCTTCAGGCTCTAGGTGGACCCACTCTTGGGTTAGCAGCGAAGCTCAGTAACAATTATCTGAGCGGTTTGATTGCACTGGCGACGAGCGAGGCTATGAATTTGGGCATGCGGATGGGAGTAGACCCTGTTGTGCTTCAACGATGCTTCAAAGGAAGCAGTGGTGCGAGCTGGGTGAATGAGGCCGTCAATCCTGTTCCTGGAGTGTGTCCGGACGCAGTCACCAGCAAAGGGTATGAAGGAGGATTCAAG ATTCAGCTCATGAAGAAAGATATGGGGCTTGCTGTGGCTGCTGCAAAGCAGGTGGGCGCTAACCTCGTATTGGCGGACGCTGGACTTGCAGCGTATTCGGCAGCAGCTGACGACCCTCGATGTCGCGATCGTGACTCGAGG AACTACCCTTCCGTCAGGGTGACCCTGAAGGCCA TTCCTTCCACAGGTGCCATTTGGGGATTCTACGAGCACCTCTCAAATTCTGAAACCAAAGACGAACTCGGCTCTCTGAACCTCCTCACGCCATCTCGGATTCTTCGCGCATCCCAGAACGAAATCAAGTTAGGACGAGTATGTAGCTTGAATTGGGAGGTTCATAAACCTCACCCGGCCGGGTACGCAAGAAAGGGTTTGGACCACCGCGTCTTTCGAATGACGGCTGTGGGTGCAACGACGGTGGTTGACGACGAGGTCAGCATGAACACTCAATGCGGCTCGCAGTGGGATGGGCTCAAACATTGGAGCTACTACAAAACGC GCCAATTCTATAATGGACTCCCTGCTGAGGAGGTATTGGACGAGAATGGTAATGGTACAGCAAATGCGTTCGACAAGCCGATGAGAAATGGAATTCATG CTTTCCAAGGCAAAATTGTTGGCCGTGGTGTTCTCCTTGACTATTACTCTTTTGCCATTGAAAAGGGGATCTCTTTCGCCCCTTACAAACATAACTTTGTTACGGCAGATGATTTAGATGAGTGTGCAAAGGCTCAAAATGTGACATTCGAGCAAGGGgacatcctcttcatccgaATGGGATTTGTACACTGGTACGAAAATGCCACTGATGAAGAGAGGAAGGTTGCGTTGAAGCCGCCCACCAACGCAATAGGGGTAAAACAAGGTCTGAAGGAAGTCGAATGGCTTTG GGACCACCATTTTGCTGCTGTAGCCTCGGATACACCTGCTTTTGAAGCAAGGCCTAATAAACTGGAATGGAATCTCCATGACTACTTGATAGCGCTCTGGGGT ACACCCATGGGAGAACTATTTGACTTGGAAGAGCTGAGCAATACATGCAAAGAACTCGGTCGTTACTCCTTCTTTGTCACATCGAGTCCTCTCAACGTTGTCAACGGAATTGCAAGTCCTCCAAAGTACGGCATGTTTTCTTCTTGCCTTGGAATACAGAGAAACTTACTTCGAAACAGTGCATTGGCGATTTTCTAA
- a CDS encoding putative Xaa-Pro aminopeptidase PEPP gives MVYPAQKHVLKTFEHLVKLLPEAERTKPQILLLAGGAVEFRNDTDRELVFRQESNFHYLTGCDVPSSFVIAAYQPGTSLSTTPSLSLFIPKAELEDLMWSVPPPSLAEAQQAYDVTTVEHPSAIPAAIDTLLKALPGALFHTLPRNSPLFPILPAQYTQKVLDADGAVTDLYLLSALQTARLIKDSDEIAAIKKANEISSRAHEVIMRVLGKAVKGKIEAGAGAGVDRPLLPGEWLIEKEAEAEAIFVASCRREGSVHQAYLPIVAASTRASTLHYCCNDREFAWGPVKPHDHHNKNELAHGKTKELNPQVLLIDAGCEWNCYASDITRTMPVGNGGKFTAEARAIYELVLEMQQESFNIIKAGLHWDAVQLICHRTLVKGFQKLGIFKTPESPGSGSWNSEEAILADGVSSAFFPHGVGHSLGMDVHDVPSASKPAVNPTIGGVTLGHESFYTYLRLRLPLETGMVVTVEPGIYFSPHLLAAVRESKHINHDVLKRVSTCYQI, from the exons ATGGTGTACCCTG CGCAAAAGCATGTTCTAAAGACTTTCGAGCATCTGGTGAAACTGCTTCCAGAAGCAGAACGTACCAAG CCACAAATTTTATTGTTAGCAGGAGGTGCTGTCGAATTCCGCAACGATACCGACCGCGAACTCGTTTTTCGTCAAGAATCTAATTTCCACTATTTGACTGGATGCGACGTACCCTCATCTTTTGTTATAGCTGCGTATCAGCCTGGAACCTCCCTCTCGACCACACCATCTCTTTCGCTATTCATTCCGAAAGCAGAACTTGAGGACTTGATGTGGTCGGTTCCCCCACCTTCTCTAGCTGAAGCGCAACAAGCCTACGATGTAACCACTGTGGAGCACCCAAGCGCCATTCCAGCCGCAATTGATACTCTTTTAAAGGCACTTCCAGGAGCCCTATTTCATACCCTACCTCGAAACTCCCCTCTTTTTCCTATTTTGCCTGCACAATACACCCAAAAAGTCCTCGACGCTGATGGGGCCGTTACAGATCTATACTTGCTCTCCGCTCTTCAAACTGCACGCTTAATCAAGGATTCTGACGAAATTGCAGCCATCAAGAAGGCCAACGAAATCAGCTCCCGCGCGCACGAGGTCATTATGAGGGTCTTGGGCAAGGCAGTGAAAGGGAAGATTGAAGCGGGCGCGGGAGCTGGTGTGGATAGACCGTTGCTCCCTGGTGAATGGTTGATTGAGAAGGAAGCCGAAGCCGAGGCTATTTTTGTGGCTTCGTGCAGAAGAGAAGG TTCCGTGCACCAGGCGTATCTTCCAATTGTCGCGGCATCAACTCGTGCATCGACCTTACACTACTGCTGCAACGATCGAGAATTTGCATGGGGGCCTGTAAAACCGCATGATCATCACAACAAAAACGAACTTGCGCATGGGAAGACAAAAGAGCTCAACCCACAGGTCCTCCTTATTGACGCAGGATGTGAATGGAATTGCTACGCTTCTGATATTACTCGCACCATGCCGGTTGGCAACGGTGGAAAGTTTACCGCAGAGGCGCGAGCTATATACGAACTTGTTCTTGAGATGCAACAG GAATCTTTTAACATAATCAAAGCAGGCTTGCACTGGGATGCCGTGCAGCTCATTTGCCATCGCACATTAGTTAAGGGATTCCAGAAACTTGGGATTTTCAAGACACCCGAATCCCCTGGATCTGGATCGTGGAACTCTGAAGAAGCAATCCTCGCTGATGGAGTCTCTTCTGCTTTCTTCCCGCATGGTGTTGGACACTCTCTTGGCATGGACGTCCATGACGTTCCCAGCGCCAGTAAACCAGCCGTAAATCCTACCATTGGTGGTGTAACTCTTGGACATGAAAGTTTTTATACCTATTTGCGACTTCGACTGCCCTTGGAGACTGGAATGGTTGTG ACTGTAGAGCCAGGCATTTATTTCTCTCCTCATCTTTTGGCAGCTGTTCGCGAATCAAAACACATAAATCACGATGTTCTGAAACG CGTATCTACTTGTTATCAG ATCTGA